The following are encoded together in the Parabacteroides chongii genome:
- a CDS encoding DUF5018-related domain-containing protein, with protein MKRLIFIKYLLMSLLCTCLSSCLTAGLDDDLPVYTEAEVTAFNFEYRWAIQEGISEKMQVKTLTTKTLINNEEGLIECTITVPKASGTFTDEVRNQVSLSNIVGYATISTAASIAPIGSTPVLGKVGDFSQSDLVYEVTAADNKNKKQWRLVITGLSK; from the coding sequence ATGAAACGATTGATATTTATTAAGTACTTGTTGATGTCTTTACTGTGTACCTGTTTGTCATCGTGTTTAACTGCCGGGTTAGATGATGACCTGCCGGTTTATACTGAAGCAGAAGTAACTGCATTTAATTTTGAATATCGCTGGGCTATACAGGAAGGTATCAGTGAAAAGATGCAGGTAAAAACATTGACTACGAAAACTCTGATCAATAATGAAGAGGGGCTCATCGAATGCACCATTACAGTGCCTAAAGCTTCCGGAACATTTACGGACGAGGTTCGGAATCAGGTTTCTCTATCCAACATTGTTGGCTATGCTACAATTTCGACTGCTGCTTCCATCGCTCCGATAGGTTCCACTCCGGTATTGGGAAAGGTTGGTGATTTTTCCCAATCAGATCTGGTTTATGAAGTGACGGCAGCAGATAATAAGAATAAAAAGCAATGGAGATTGGTTATTACAGGATTGAGTAAGTAA
- the rsmH gene encoding 16S rRNA (cytosine(1402)-N(4))-methyltransferase RsmH: MEEKKQSYHVPVMLDESVKGLNIQEGGIYVDVTFGGGGHSREILKRMDSDSELYGFDQDADAEHNIPDDPRFVFVRSNFRYLYNFMRYHGVDGEVDGLLADLGVSSHHFDDKDRGFSFRFDGALDMRMNTRAGQTAADIVNTYTEEELADIFYLYGELKVARKLASLIVRTRENKKIETIGDFLELVKPFTGKDKEKKFLAQAFQALRIEVNDEMRALKEMLQQTLQVLKPGGRLVVITYHSLEDRLVKNFLKTGNFEGKSEQDFFGNVQTPFRMVNNKVIVPSDEEIERNPRSRSAKLRIAEKK; encoded by the coding sequence ATGGAAGAGAAAAAGCAGAGTTATCATGTGCCGGTGATGCTTGATGAAAGCGTGAAAGGTCTGAATATTCAAGAAGGGGGCATCTACGTGGATGTGACTTTTGGAGGAGGAGGACATTCGCGTGAAATCCTGAAACGGATGGATAGCGACAGTGAACTTTACGGATTTGACCAGGATGCCGATGCCGAACATAATATCCCCGACGATCCCCGTTTTGTGTTTGTCCGCAGTAATTTCCGTTATTTGTATAATTTTATGCGCTATCATGGTGTGGACGGTGAAGTCGACGGACTGTTGGCGGATTTGGGGGTTTCTTCCCATCATTTCGATGATAAAGACCGCGGTTTCTCTTTCCGTTTCGACGGGGCATTGGATATGCGCATGAACACCCGTGCCGGTCAGACGGCTGCCGATATCGTCAATACCTATACGGAAGAGGAGCTGGCAGATATCTTTTACCTGTACGGCGAACTGAAAGTGGCTCGTAAGCTAGCGTCGTTGATCGTCCGGACACGTGAAAATAAGAAAATAGAAACGATCGGTGACTTCCTGGAGCTGGTTAAGCCTTTCACGGGAAAAGACAAAGAGAAAAAGTTTTTGGCACAGGCATTCCAGGCACTTCGCATCGAAGTGAACGACGAAATGCGTGCCCTGAAAGAAATGCTGCAACAAACCCTGCAGGTCTTAAAGCCCGGCGGACGTTTGGTTGTAATCACTTACCATTCGCTGGAAGACAGGTTGGTGAAAAACTTCCTGAAAACAGGAAACTTTGAAGGAAAAAGCGAGCAAGACTTTTTCGGAAATGTACAGACGCCATTTCGCATGGTAAACAATAAAGTGATTGTGCCTTCCGACGAGGAGATCGAAAGAAACCCCCGTTCGAGAAGTGCCAAATTGAGAATAGCAGAGAAGAAGTAG
- a CDS encoding RagB/SusD family nutrient uptake outer membrane protein — protein MKYIAILSTFILLFVSCADDLDKSPLDKFSEDKVWKSAEGAQTFVNGTLYVAKLLTENADDWSDNSVVNTEMSAAVRTVRELMTNANDYGWNKFGEIRRCNLIIEKVTASEDIKEADKVPLIAQAKMLRGIIYYTRARLFGRLMIVDRVLTPDDDLMFARSATIKDTYDFIINDLTDAAEGLPVTASAGALTKGAAYALKAAVCLQGAAYLTDTNDKKDYYQQARKACEDLFSLGVYSLEGDYGKLFNDYTTGLNSKEVILATYYLSETTRMSGTWMQSIVPNQGAGKIPDEVAAVWPVENFEGWHDKSPSQDLVSAYEVVDTDGNAKMWNETSYYKNFKPNVDYVSNAIYKNRDARFYSTIAYDSTKYFNSIITMRVGGNLYYLNNKEKDRHMTKTGYLYIKNLYQDKSVIAGVPTDWHLIHLRLGRTYLDYAEALLRLGETATAIEYINKTRMAHGQLPALSTSLSKEEAWKCYKQERRVELVQEEDRYWSLLRWGKEDGVDEIDELNTPPTAIEIAEDGKSFEIIPVPVVGPSNDRKFTSRRYFMPIPKNETILNEKLSNDQNPGWE, from the coding sequence ATGAAATATATAGCAATTTTATCGACTTTTATTCTTTTGTTTGTCTCATGTGCAGACGATCTGGATAAATCTCCGCTGGATAAGTTCTCAGAAGATAAAGTCTGGAAGTCTGCAGAAGGTGCACAGACTTTTGTGAATGGGACTCTGTATGTAGCTAAATTATTGACGGAAAATGCTGATGACTGGAGCGATAATTCAGTTGTCAATACGGAAATGAGTGCTGCAGTAAGAACGGTTCGTGAATTGATGACGAATGCAAATGACTATGGATGGAATAAATTCGGGGAAATTCGCCGATGCAATCTGATTATTGAAAAGGTTACTGCTTCCGAAGATATTAAGGAGGCGGACAAAGTTCCTTTGATAGCCCAGGCTAAAATGCTTCGTGGCATTATTTATTACACCCGTGCCAGGTTATTCGGTCGGTTGATGATTGTCGATCGTGTGCTCACTCCTGATGACGATCTGATGTTTGCACGCTCTGCAACCATAAAAGATACTTATGATTTTATCATCAATGATTTGACTGATGCCGCTGAAGGGTTACCGGTGACAGCTTCTGCCGGAGCTCTGACAAAAGGTGCCGCTTACGCTTTAAAAGCTGCTGTTTGTCTGCAAGGTGCTGCCTATTTGACTGATACGAACGATAAAAAGGATTATTATCAGCAAGCCAGGAAAGCTTGCGAGGACTTGTTCTCTTTGGGTGTTTATTCCTTGGAGGGAGATTATGGAAAGCTGTTTAACGACTATACTACTGGTTTGAATTCGAAGGAAGTGATTCTGGCTACTTATTATTTGTCGGAAACAACAAGGATGTCCGGAACCTGGATGCAGTCGATCGTTCCTAATCAAGGTGCTGGTAAAATTCCGGATGAAGTGGCTGCTGTATGGCCGGTAGAAAATTTTGAGGGTTGGCATGATAAGTCTCCGTCTCAGGATTTGGTAAGTGCTTATGAGGTGGTTGATACGGATGGAAATGCTAAAATGTGGAATGAGACTTCCTATTATAAAAACTTTAAGCCGAATGTTGATTATGTAAGTAATGCGATTTATAAAAATCGTGATGCCCGTTTTTATTCAACGATTGCCTATGATTCTACCAAGTATTTTAATTCGATCATAACAATGCGTGTCGGAGGTAATCTTTATTATTTGAATAATAAGGAGAAGGATCGTCATATGACGAAAACCGGCTATCTGTATATTAAGAATCTGTATCAGGATAAGTCGGTTATTGCAGGTGTTCCGACGGACTGGCATTTGATACATTTGCGTTTAGGAAGAACCTATTTGGATTATGCGGAAGCCTTATTGAGATTAGGGGAAACAGCTACAGCAATTGAATACATCAACAAAACCAGAATGGCTCATGGGCAGTTGCCTGCTTTGTCAACGTCCCTTTCTAAAGAGGAAGCCTGGAAATGTTATAAGCAGGAGCGTCGTGTGGAGTTAGTTCAGGAAGAAGACAGATACTGGTCTTTGTTGCGTTGGGGAAAAGAAGATGGTGTTGATGAAATTGATGAGTTGAACACACCGCCGACAGCTATTGAGATTGCTGAAGACGGAAAGAGTTTTGAGATTATTCCGGTTCCGGTTGTCGGACCGTCCAACGACAGGAAGTTTACGTCCAGAAGATATTTTATGCCGATTCCGAAAAATGAGACTATTCTGAATGAGAAGCTGTCAAATGATCAGAATCCGGGCTGGGAATAA
- the mraY gene encoding phospho-N-acetylmuramoyl-pentapeptide-transferase, which yields MLYYLFNYLDQLDLPGAGMFKYVSFRSGLALILSLFISTAIGRRIIDRLQMLQIGETVRNLGLEGQMSKKGTPTMGGIIIIIAILIPTLLCAKLNNIYVILMMVTTVWLGALGFADDYIKVFRKNKEGMHGKFKIIGQVGLGLIVGLVLFMSPDVVIKENMEVRHDNVIEEVHYHTVETKSTKTTIPFMKNNNFDYAQLVSWAGDYKEEAAWLVFVLMTIFVVTAVSNGANLTDGLDGLAAGTSAIIGVALGILAYMSAHFEFASFLNIMFIPGAEELVVFAAAFIGATVGFLWYNSYPAQVFMGDTGSLTLGGIIAVFAIIIRKELLIPILCGIFLAESISVMAQVAYFKYTKKKYGEGRRIFKMTPLHHHFQKAGNAGIQALLQKPFNVVPESKIVVRFWLIGIILAVITIVTLKMR from the coding sequence ATGCTTTATTATCTTTTTAATTATCTGGATCAATTGGATTTACCTGGAGCGGGGATGTTTAAATACGTATCATTCCGTTCCGGATTGGCACTGATCCTTTCCTTGTTTATCTCGACAGCTATCGGCCGCCGTATTATCGATCGTTTGCAGATGTTGCAGATCGGCGAGACGGTACGTAACCTCGGACTGGAAGGGCAGATGAGTAAGAAAGGTACACCGACAATGGGAGGTATTATTATCATTATTGCCATCCTGATTCCGACTTTACTTTGTGCCAAGCTGAATAATATTTATGTGATCCTGATGATGGTCACCACCGTTTGGCTGGGCGCTCTTGGTTTTGCCGACGACTATATCAAAGTGTTCCGTAAGAATAAAGAAGGGATGCACGGTAAATTCAAGATCATCGGACAGGTCGGCCTGGGGCTGATTGTCGGTTTGGTGTTGTTTATGAGCCCGGATGTCGTGATTAAGGAGAATATGGAGGTACGGCATGATAATGTGATCGAAGAAGTCCACTATCATACGGTAGAAACGAAGTCTACCAAAACGACCATCCCTTTCATGAAGAATAACAATTTCGATTATGCCCAACTGGTTAGCTGGGCAGGCGATTATAAAGAAGAAGCGGCGTGGCTGGTCTTTGTTTTAATGACCATATTCGTGGTGACAGCCGTATCTAACGGGGCAAACCTGACGGACGGACTAGACGGTCTGGCTGCCGGAACCTCTGCAATCATAGGCGTTGCGTTAGGTATTTTGGCGTATATGTCCGCCCACTTCGAGTTCGCTTCCTTCCTGAATATCATGTTTATCCCCGGAGCGGAAGAGTTGGTGGTATTTGCCGCCGCTTTTATCGGGGCGACAGTCGGTTTCCTTTGGTATAACTCATACCCTGCGCAGGTATTTATGGGTGATACGGGAAGTCTGACACTGGGTGGTATAATCGCGGTATTTGCTATAATTATACGTAAAGAGTTGCTAATACCAATTCTTTGTGGTATTTTTCTCGCTGAAAGTATTTCGGTTATGGCGCAGGTTGCCTACTTCAAATATACAAAAAAGAAGTATGGCGAAGGTCGTCGTATATTTAAGATGACGCCATTGCACCATCATTTCCAGAAAGCGGGAAATGCAGGAATACAAGCATTGTTGCAAAAACCGTTCAACGTGGTGCCTGAATCGAAGATAGTGGTACGTTTTTGGTTGATCGGTATTATTTTGGCGGTTATAACGATCGTCACATTGAAGATGAGATAA
- a CDS encoding penicillin-binding protein, whose amino-acid sequence MAEEIEPIETAPKSNRILFCYFIVVLLLGLIAVGILLRTFDTAFVEKEKWEKVAESQKRPNRLILPGRGNIYSSDGKLMATSVPRYYTYIDFRADGFSVDTFLSSKVNGVDSLSVYLSRKFKNRTPAGYKAHLLRGLKSKSRQYPVYEGRASYTDLKEMKKYPFLRLSRYKSGFYTKEMVQRQKPFGTLASRTIGDIYGEIEAGGMTKGKNGLELQYDSLLRGEAGLSSVRRVGGGWTNVVEVEPVDGMDIRTTIDINIQDITEKSLVDMLKKIDAESGTAVVMEVATGEIKAITNMGRIREGAYAETKNHAVADEIEPGSTFKVASMMVALEDGICQPGDTVDVGKGIYMYKGARMTDHNMNKGGYGRISAEQAIWYSSNIGVAKIILKGYEKNPTKYVEGLYKLGLTIPLNLEIPGAGRAKIRMPNDTTLYWSKTTLPWMSFGYETQIPPIYTLTFFNAIANGGKMVRPMFTKEIMHNGKTVQSFSTEVLKSSICSDNTLAIIKDMLLGVVEKGTGKAVHSDIIRIAGKTGTAQIATGGVYRTSGHQVAFCGYFPADEPKYSCIVVIRRPRIGYPSGGTMSGGVVKAIAEKVYASHMSFDVRDMERDSLAVMLPAAKNGNLDALENVLGKFDIDVDTDSLETKWVAAARRDSSEVLRLHDLTIREGLVPSVIGMGAKDAVYLLESAGLRVVLDGMGRVSAQSMGPGTRIAKGQSIRLTLK is encoded by the coding sequence ATGGCTGAAGAGATCGAACCAATAGAAACCGCCCCGAAAAGTAACCGGATATTATTCTGTTACTTTATTGTCGTGCTGCTGTTGGGGCTTATAGCGGTTGGTATATTGCTACGCACGTTTGATACAGCTTTCGTGGAAAAGGAAAAATGGGAAAAAGTGGCAGAAAGCCAGAAACGCCCGAATCGTCTGATATTACCCGGACGTGGTAACATCTATTCTTCCGATGGAAAGCTGATGGCTACCAGTGTGCCCCGTTACTACACCTATATAGACTTCCGTGCCGATGGTTTTTCTGTCGATACGTTCCTGAGTTCAAAGGTGAACGGAGTCGATTCTTTGTCGGTCTATTTATCCCGGAAATTCAAGAACCGGACTCCTGCCGGATATAAGGCCCATCTGCTTCGGGGACTGAAAAGTAAAAGTCGTCAGTATCCCGTCTATGAGGGTCGTGCTTCTTATACCGACTTGAAAGAGATGAAGAAATATCCGTTCCTTCGTCTGAGCCGATACAAGAGCGGATTCTATACAAAGGAAATGGTACAGCGCCAGAAACCGTTCGGTACACTGGCTTCCCGTACGATCGGAGATATCTACGGTGAAATCGAAGCCGGAGGTATGACCAAAGGAAAGAACGGCCTGGAGTTGCAGTACGATTCGTTGCTTCGGGGAGAAGCCGGATTGAGTTCCGTACGTCGCGTAGGCGGCGGCTGGACAAATGTCGTCGAGGTGGAACCTGTGGACGGTATGGATATCCGTACGACGATAGATATCAATATCCAGGATATTACCGAGAAGTCGTTGGTCGATATGCTGAAGAAGATCGATGCCGAATCGGGAACAGCCGTTGTGATGGAAGTTGCTACGGGTGAGATAAAAGCAATAACGAACATGGGGCGTATCCGTGAAGGCGCTTATGCCGAAACGAAGAACCATGCTGTGGCGGATGAAATAGAACCGGGCTCTACCTTCAAGGTTGCTTCTATGATGGTGGCGTTGGAAGACGGCATTTGTCAGCCGGGTGATACGGTGGATGTCGGTAAAGGTATTTATATGTATAAAGGAGCCCGTATGACCGACCATAATATGAACAAAGGCGGTTACGGTCGTATCTCGGCAGAACAGGCGATTTGGTATTCGTCGAATATCGGCGTTGCCAAGATTATTCTGAAAGGATACGAAAAGAACCCGACCAAATATGTGGAAGGGCTGTATAAATTAGGTCTGACTATCCCGTTGAATCTGGAAATACCGGGAGCCGGACGTGCTAAGATACGTATGCCGAATGATACCACTTTATACTGGTCGAAGACTACGTTGCCCTGGATGTCCTTCGGATATGAAACGCAGATACCTCCGATCTATACGTTGACATTCTTCAATGCCATAGCGAACGGTGGTAAGATGGTCCGCCCGATGTTTACCAAGGAGATTATGCACAACGGTAAGACGGTGCAGAGTTTCTCGACGGAGGTTCTGAAATCGTCGATTTGTTCCGACAATACACTGGCTATTATCAAGGATATGTTGTTGGGTGTGGTTGAGAAAGGAACAGGTAAAGCCGTACATTCGGATATTATCCGTATTGCAGGAAAGACAGGTACGGCACAGATAGCAACAGGCGGTGTTTACCGTACGAGCGGTCACCAGGTCGCTTTTTGCGGATATTTCCCTGCCGACGAACCGAAGTATTCCTGTATCGTTGTGATCCGTCGTCCGCGTATCGGTTATCCTTCAGGGGGCACGATGTCCGGAGGCGTAGTGAAAGCCATTGCCGAGAAAGTTTATGCCAGTCATATGTCGTTCGACGTACGTGATATGGAACGCGATTCGTTGGCTGTTATGCTGCCGGCGGCAAAGAACGGTAATCTGGATGCATTGGAAAATGTATTGGGCAAATTCGATATTGATGTCGATACGGACAGTTTGGAAACAAAGTGGGTTGCTGCAGCTCGGAGAGACAGTAGTGAGGTGCTCCGTTTGCACGATCTGACAATCCGTGAAGGACTGGTTCCGAGTGTGATCGGCATGGGGGCGAAAGATGCTGTTTACTTGCTTGAAAGTGCAGGTTTACGAGTTGTATTGGATGGAATGGGGCGGGTTTCTGCTCAGTCGATGGGGCCGGGAACGCGGATTGCCAAAGGACAATCCATCCGCTTAACATTAAAATAA
- a CDS encoding UDP-N-acetylmuramoyl-L-alanyl-D-glutamate--2,6-diaminopimelate ligase: MELKKLIHTLDVLETVGADDVKIAGIQSDSRKVEDGFLFVAVRGTAVDGHAYIDGAIAQGAVAIICEELPLLSEEKIASFERKLCFIRVKDSADALGKVVSTWYDNPSDKLTLVGVTGTNGKTTIATLLYEMFRKMGHKVGLISTVCNYIDGEAIPTEHTTPDPITLHSLMARMVEAGCEYAFMEVSSHSIDQKRISGLSFNGGIFTNLTRDHLDYHKTVENYLKAKKKFFDDLPADAFALTNADDKSGLVMLQNTAAKKLTYSLRTLADFKGKILESHFEGTEMIINGREVIVHFVGRFNAYNLLAVYGAAVSLGKDPEETLIVLSTLHSVSGRFETIQSPLGYTAIVDYAHTPDALTNVLNGIQEVLDGRGRIITVVGAGGNRDKGKRPLMAKEAAKLSDQVILTSDNPRFEEPDEIIQDMVAGLSKADMERTLCITDRTQAIKTATMLAKKGDVILVAGKGHEDYQDVKGVKHHFDDREKLREIFATQQQ; this comes from the coding sequence ATGGAACTGAAGAAATTGATTCATACGTTGGATGTACTGGAAACAGTGGGTGCTGATGATGTAAAAATCGCAGGTATCCAGTCTGACTCCCGTAAGGTGGAAGATGGCTTTTTGTTCGTGGCGGTAAGAGGTACGGCAGTTGACGGACATGCTTATATCGACGGAGCTATTGCCCAAGGAGCCGTAGCGATCATCTGCGAGGAACTGCCGCTTCTTTCGGAAGAAAAGATAGCTTCTTTCGAAAGAAAACTATGTTTCATCCGGGTGAAAGATTCGGCGGACGCATTGGGTAAGGTTGTTTCGACCTGGTATGACAATCCTTCGGACAAGCTGACGCTGGTGGGCGTTACCGGGACGAACGGCAAGACCACCATCGCTACCTTATTGTATGAAATGTTCCGTAAGATGGGACATAAGGTAGGCTTGATCTCCACCGTATGCAATTATATCGACGGTGAAGCGATCCCGACAGAACATACAACTCCCGATCCGATCACCCTCCACAGTCTGATGGCCCGGATGGTGGAAGCCGGATGCGAATATGCCTTTATGGAAGTCAGTTCCCATTCAATCGATCAGAAACGTATCAGTGGTTTGTCGTTCAACGGTGGTATCTTTACCAACTTGACGCGCGACCATTTGGATTATCATAAAACGGTAGAGAACTACTTGAAAGCAAAGAAGAAATTCTTTGACGACCTGCCTGCGGATGCTTTTGCACTGACCAATGCCGACGATAAATCAGGCCTTGTCATGCTCCAGAATACAGCGGCAAAGAAGTTGACCTATTCACTCCGTACCCTGGCCGATTTCAAAGGTAAGATTTTGGAGTCGCATTTTGAAGGAACAGAAATGATTATTAACGGTCGTGAAGTTATCGTTCATTTTGTGGGACGTTTCAATGCTTACAACCTCCTGGCTGTTTACGGTGCGGCTGTTTCACTGGGAAAAGATCCGGAAGAGACGCTGATCGTATTGAGCACGCTGCACTCGGTATCCGGCCGTTTCGAAACGATACAATCTCCGCTCGGTTATACGGCGATTGTCGATTACGCCCATACGCCGGATGCTTTGACAAACGTACTGAACGGTATCCAGGAAGTGCTCGATGGAAGAGGCCGAATCATCACCGTTGTGGGTGCCGGCGGAAACCGCGATAAAGGGAAACGCCCGTTGATGGCGAAAGAGGCAGCGAAGTTGAGTGACCAGGTAATCCTGACTTCCGACAATCCCCGTTTTGAAGAACCGGACGAGATCATTCAGGATATGGTAGCCGGGCTGAGCAAGGCGGATATGGAACGTACACTTTGCATCACCGACCGTACACAGGCTATCAAAACGGCCACTATGCTGGCTAAGAAAGGCGATGTGATCCTTGTGGCTGGTAAAGGCCATGAAGATTACCAGGATGTGAAAGGCGTGAAACATCATTTTGACGACCGTGAGAAGTTACGGGAAATATTTGCAACACAACAACAATAA
- a CDS encoding FtsL-like putative cell division protein — translation MEEKQQRKKSKKKEKRLSLLYVLGGGILNEDFIVKHTRMIVLVVIMIFFFIGNRYTCMQKLREIDRLQQRLRDIRFEALSISSELTGNSRQSQVELLIEEQGIELEGAKTPPYELYK, via the coding sequence ATGGAGGAAAAACAACAACGTAAAAAGTCGAAGAAAAAAGAGAAACGTCTTTCTCTTTTGTATGTGCTGGGCGGTGGTATCCTGAATGAGGATTTTATCGTTAAACACACACGGATGATCGTGCTTGTTGTGATAATGATATTCTTCTTTATCGGAAACCGCTACACCTGCATGCAAAAACTACGTGAGATCGACCGCCTGCAACAACGTTTGCGCGACATACGTTTTGAGGCATTGTCCATCTCATCGGAACTGACGGGGAACAGCCGCCAGTCGCAAGTAGAATTATTGATTGAAGAACAAGGTATAGAACTGGAAGGAGCCAAAACTCCGCCGTATGAATTATACAAATAA
- a CDS encoding right-handed parallel beta-helix repeat-containing protein, whose protein sequence is MKRLICVLILLLHSVVFFHCYAETGERVDVSSFGAVPNDGLDDSEAIRKACDYCRHRKGAVLFFPPGLYNYRDSLALKIERDAISGTYGENVQGTLFKPDAPYVKALDLAGAEDLVIDAGGATLLLDGWYEVISIVGARNVTVKGLSITYRRPPNTVGKIMKLNEKSFDMQIDPERYYYLDEVVTGRIHYVGAVKKTLYTGGRCFGKELLSKDMIRIYTDFKPSIGDYCVLRHSGHYRPAIMIKESSEVFIEDVKIHSQPGMGIVGHLSENITMNNLQVIPEAGAVISTNTDATHFTSCKGRITIENCKFGGQGDDCTNIHNYYYTIVPQTKRSVEIKIQNADLHALSLDYPDVDDTLLVVNKSNLIERERFVVQQVDTSVADWKVCVTLDKDWLIGSPDLFYMTNITRRPSVRITNNTVKSHLARAFLIKSKNVLINKNVIQNSTGTAIQLGAEAGWRESGPVENVLIENNWISGCGYAQGTQGSSSGISVAVSGVKEKTGLLNKNILIRNNVIEAVNEHAIAIEDAEDVQIVNNDISGCLQPVYMNNTQSVVVKNIRYLE, encoded by the coding sequence ATGAAAAGATTAATATGTGTTTTGATATTACTGCTTCATTCTGTAGTGTTTTTTCATTGTTATGCGGAGACAGGAGAGCGGGTGGATGTGTCATCCTTTGGGGCTGTTCCAAATGACGGCCTGGACGATTCGGAGGCTATTCGTAAGGCTTGCGATTATTGCAGGCACCGTAAAGGAGCTGTTTTATTTTTCCCTCCCGGCTTATATAATTATAGGGATTCTTTAGCTCTAAAGATTGAGAGAGACGCAATTAGCGGTACATATGGAGAAAATGTTCAGGGCACTTTGTTTAAGCCGGATGCTCCTTATGTAAAGGCTTTGGATTTAGCTGGTGCAGAGGATCTTGTTATTGACGCAGGCGGTGCAACGTTGTTGTTGGATGGTTGGTATGAAGTTATATCAATAGTAGGGGCACGAAATGTAACGGTTAAAGGATTGAGTATTACTTACCGACGTCCTCCCAATACGGTAGGAAAGATAATGAAGCTCAATGAAAAAAGCTTCGATATGCAGATTGATCCTGAACGTTATTATTATTTGGATGAGGTAGTGACGGGAAGGATACATTATGTTGGTGCAGTGAAAAAAACATTGTATACGGGAGGAAGATGTTTCGGTAAAGAATTGTTGTCAAAAGATATGATCCGCATTTACACGGATTTTAAACCTTCTATAGGTGATTATTGTGTATTGCGTCATTCCGGGCATTATCGTCCGGCAATTATGATAAAAGAGTCGTCTGAAGTTTTTATTGAAGACGTTAAGATACATAGTCAGCCAGGTATGGGAATTGTCGGACATTTGTCGGAAAATATAACCATGAATAATCTTCAGGTAATCCCGGAGGCAGGTGCTGTTATTTCTACAAATACAGATGCAACTCATTTTACCAGTTGTAAAGGGCGAATTACGATAGAAAATTGTAAATTTGGAGGTCAGGGAGACGATTGTACGAATATTCATAATTATTATTATACGATTGTCCCTCAAACAAAACGGTCTGTTGAAATTAAAATACAAAATGCAGATCTTCATGCTTTATCTCTGGATTATCCGGATGTGGATGATACTTTGCTGGTTGTAAATAAGAGCAATTTGATAGAGAGAGAACGTTTTGTTGTTCAACAGGTTGATACTTCTGTTGCAGATTGGAAGGTTTGTGTAACATTGGATAAAGATTGGCTTATAGGTTCTCCCGATCTTTTTTATATGACTAATATTACACGTCGGCCATCTGTCCGGATCACGAATAATACGGTGAAGAGTCACCTGGCCAGAGCATTTCTGATAAAGAGCAAGAATGTTCTTATAAATAAAAATGTGATACAGAATAGTACCGGGACAGCTATTCAGTTAGGGGCAGAAGCTGGTTGGCGGGAAAGTGGTCCGGTGGAAAATGTGTTGATTGAAAATAATTGGATTTCTGGTTGTGGCTATGCGCAAGGAACTCAGGGGTCTTCATCCGGCATTAGTGTTGCTGTTTCTGGCGTAAAGGAGAAAACCGGATTATTGAATAAGAATATTCTTATTCGGAACAACGTCATTGAAGCTGTGAATGAACATGCCATAGCAATAGAAGATGCGGAAGATGTTCAAATTGTAAATAATGATATATCGGGATGTCTACAGCCTGTTTATATGAATAATACTCAATCTGTAGTTGTAAAGAATATTCGTTATTTGGAGTGA